The DNA sequence TCCCTTAGTTCTAAGTCTCTTGTCCTTGGCACCACGAACCAAGTCAGCACAAACTGAGAAATAAAGCagcattaaaattaaaagtaagAACCAAAAGAGATCATATTTTCCCTTACAAAAATATTCAGTTAACTCAAAAAATTTGTTTAGCAACTACTAGATTTCTTGTGATTCTTCTATGTCAaattaaataagataaataatctATAAGTTCAATTCaataaggcaataatcaaaacaaattcatCTCCAAACACGTTCTCAGCCAAAGAAACATTACAACACTCGACCAAAATAGTATAAACCCTTgaatttatttacatattgttatcaaataaaagtctaacaaacCAATAATAAATGATGAAATTCTATCTACAAACGACACGTACATTCCAGTatgaacaatatagaaagtAAAGCATAAACGAATGAAATTGAAAGCTTAAAAAGAACAAACTGTACCTTTCTCGAGGTTCTTAACGTTCTTGGAAGAAAGGGTGATCCTAATCTTGTGGATCTGCTCCTGTGACTCCTCCAGACCAGGCTTCGTCGGCTTCATCGCGTACGCCATTTTTGTCTAGAGAGAGAGTTGCTGCTTCAACTTGAGGGGGAGAAAATATATGTGCTCCTATGGATTAGGGTTTTCTGAAGTGGCGACTCAGTGGTATTTATGTAGTGGGCGGGTATTCATATGGGCTGGGTTTGGATCACTGGCCCATTACCTAGCGATTCTAGTCAGCCCACTTAATCTTGGTTTTGGTTTGGGGATTATCAAAAGAAAAAGGGGTAtgttgaaaaataccatttttattaatcaattaatcaaatttacctataattttatatttaattgaaacatacctctttttatatgtattgtacctaaaatactctgacataagagagtcacatagagagtatcttgaagtagCAGAGACAAAATTGgtataatgtttaaaaaaagaggtaaaaatgatagattttaaaaaagaagataaaaataaaagaggacaatataaaaatagtatagagtgtaatttcctgaAAGGGAAGGACATAAATACAACTtttgaaaaaaagaatattaaaattacgGAATCCGCGTTTATTTgtttaaaatatgttttttcttttcgtAACTGAAGTTTACAAGGTTAGACATCTCCCATGCAAAGTATAAAATTGATGCTAAATTTGGTACAAAAATTAAGTTTGTGCTATATTTAGCCCACTATTTACATTACAATTGTCCTCCAATATAAAGAATTATTAATATTGTATTGAAAATATACAAACATCATTATTGTGGGCAACATTTGGCAAAATGCTATATCTTGTGGCAAATTTGGCACACTTTTTAAAACACCAttagaataatattttttaagtgcGCTAAAATATAGCAATATACCACTTTTTTAGCAATCCATTAGAGATGCTCTTATAGTCATATATTCACAATTTTGAAAGTATTTAcggattaaataaaaatttgtatgAAACTTTTACTGTAACATATTTTCATCCGTATTTGtttaattacaaattttatggggttttatatttatatatatactagtatattGTTACGTGGGATGCACGTATACTATGCtttatattaagtattatattatgagttcagaaggaaataaatgaatcaaaaataaataatatttaatttagagagattttaaataataaatttaaattaaacttttatgtccagtaaaaacatattggaaacaataataatgtatgttattaatagtaaaatgtacattaattttctaattgaaaaaaattctattatctcatttcatatctaataatagctacagaACATTTTTGACCtggaaaaacaaatattacaaaattaataataataataaggttataatatattttcatattctaatatttttcaactttctcctcttggtggtaaaattaaaaataaaactaaaaataatcacaaacatataaggtaaatatctatatttttcttttttttaaaaaaaaaaaattattaatattctcccaagataagttagttagagagatatgtggctaagatgatttttttaatttaaaaagagattattaatatttaaaagattgtttaaatttttggtttaattattgggtttatttatttgttaacgtttaacgttaacagtctgttaaattaatcgtgtaaggctaaataaaaaaagaatcgttaaaccaagaatcgttaaaacaagaattgccgttagatagacacttttaatatataaagatatttgcaaaatatgaatttttttaaaaaaaaatgttattttataggaaaattgaagaaaaaattaaaaaatatgaaaaagtgAGATAAAGGTAACCAGGTACCTTATGGTAACGAGAGGGATAAATTTGTTACCGTAATTTATTTagagaaatttacatggtatactgatttttgttattttttttacaaaaatactgttaggcggtgtttttttactttttttagtgtatttttataagttttatgctgcagtatactgtgtttattttttgtttgttttagtgttgttttacggttattttctataatttttttttaaggtgtgtggttcttttatgtttttctaagtgggagtataatatatatatacatatgcttATTGTTTTTATAAGTGGTTATATATTTTCCTttcttttgtttgatttgttttagtgttgttttacagttattttacggttgttttgtcatgattatttatttgacgtcgattttactttttttttctctcaatctCACTGAAATTAATGGTTGTTTTCTAATTGTTATGGTATTCTTGTGGTGGTTCTGTTCGTGTGTGTGAAAGATGaagatctatttttttattttttagtatttacactataaaagaaaaaaaaaattggccaagacagtataaaagtaatttCTGCCGTGtggtagtatttttgtaaaaattgggtcaaaaatcaatatttttgtaaattttcttttatttatttattggatTTTGAAGATTTGATTCCTCTTGTGcatgccattttttttttatataaaatatacacTATTGTCATCTGCTTTTGCATAATTGTGTGGTGAGTTTCATGTTTGCATTCCATACAAGATAATTTAGTACAAAATTATCAACCCTAATAATGTGTatcattaatttctttttttccaattggaaaaattataggaattatttcacaaatacataaaaacaaccaaaaaattacaaaaatacggtttcaccgaattttaaatatttttatgatttttttaattttatttatagaaaatacggtcttttgatGTTGTACTCTTGAtaatttgttattaattttttgttgttgttttaatattatttttatgttacttttatgtagttttcttgttgttttcgtgttgtatctattctatataaagtgtgtctatataactgaattcttggtttatgagaaattcatgggtaacttttttttaaaataattttctattcaaaaataataattttttattattaagatgtattttaatattaatttttaaataaatttatattacttttaaattttaatcgggtttatgagaaatttatgggtaattttttttaaaataattttctattcaaaaataataattttttttttatgaagatgtattttaatattaatttttaaataaattaatattacttttaaattttaatcgtaTAAACCTAACGGAAACAcaatctctgaaaattctcaatAAAATAACTAACCCCAAGAGGATTAGCAACCAATCGTGATTATTAAGGAtaatcatttataatttatttttctaaatctCAAACCCTCAAACCCTATATTGCTATTGAATTATTGCCTCATCTATTCTCTTTAATCTTTCAGCTTCTATGCCGTGATTCATGGCCTCTATACTGCGATTCCTCACTTTTTGTTGATTTGAGTGTAATATTCAGTGTTCTATTAGCGAGTTATCATTTGTTGctcaagtaattatttatttgagtaaGTCTTCTATTCCCTTGCTATATTGCTTTACTTTTATACAGCTTTGGGATATGCGAAATATAATGTCATCCGTTAGAGAGTTTGTTGGGCACACCAAAAGTAACAAGAtatcattttcaatttataatccTTGAATTTTTGATGATGCTCATTTTGAAAGGCTAGGTGTAAATGTAATGTCGGAGTAGCTAGATTTTTCCCAGAAGATAAAACTCACATCAGCACCGCCATTACTGGCACCCATTTTAACGAATACTAATCTTCTAAGCTCATATCTAACACACAATCCTATGGGAACAACATAAAGTTGGGTTGAACCAAGATGAGATAAACATTTTTAAGTGTATTACCTTTTAATATAATAGAAAatacctagcataaaatttagtatacgtgcctcgcacgtaacttttaCTAGTCTAtagaaaactgtaaaaatataaaaaaaaaattttaaaacgtaaaaatatatatttttttaataaaaaatagtggcttatgtaattattcaaaaattatatttgatacATATTCTAcgataaaaaaaagaaattacactctatatttattttttattttaattttttactttcattttattattctttattaGAAActctaattttattatatttagtaCTTTGATTATAAAAGAgaatatttatcaattaaaattattttaaaattatgtttagttaatgtatttaaaaatgagtaattttcaacttattccaaaaaaaaaaaaaaaaaaaatcagtttttatagtaaaaataaataagggaATATACTCATTTAAATGATACTttgttttcaataacctttatttttaataatgctCATCTCGTACTTTGTTGACTTAAAAATGAGAagatattgttattattattattattattattataaatctaGTAGAGTTGGTGTATGCGTAATTGTAATCTTTctcataacaaaaaaaaaaaaaaaaaaaaaaaaaaagaagaagaaatcgAATCTTTTGATCACAAAATAGCTTGCCGATTAAAAAAATCCCTTTAAGAAAAACCAGAGTGGCAGAGTGTAACATAATGGTTTTAAGTGTAAGGTTGGTTAAGTCTTCAAAAAAATCTTTCATAACATTTGAGATAGCACAAATAGGTAATGAGGTTAGAACAAGTATTTGGTAAGTCCTAAGGATCAAAGTAATTATAGATGATTGTTCAATATACAGAAAGACTCAACATTAAGCATCAAAATGGACAGAGGCCAGAAGCAAGGCTGGAAGATCTGTGATTGAAAAGAAAAGACATCCAGCTCATTGATGGCTACTGCTATTCACATCATGCTCCATTTCTTCTGCATCCTCGAACCGCTGATCGTTGATCTGAAGCTGCAATTTTACAGAAAGCCGATCAACGCCAATACttttattactaataaaataccCTTTCTTCTTCAGAAAAATGAAATTACAGGTATATGAAGCTGCATTGGACATGCTAAAACAACAGTTTCAACTGGCATATCCAGACATTCAAGTTTCACATGTGGAATAACAGTTGAGATTTTCAAACAATTGCCGAATATTTTGCCAAATTGTATATTATATCACCAAGTTCTTAAAAGACAATTAATTAAAGCAAAAACTATTAACGTAAGTAATTAATGATCCAGCCCAAGGCCCCAAGCTACCTTACTAGCCTCAGCTACGGAATTCGTAATTTTGCgctttataccaaatattttaataatgttttttttttcttcttcttgagtTCAgcaaatatttcattattgtgACATAGGAACTCAGATATAAAATGGCTATTGAGCCTTCTCCACTGAAATACAATCTCAGAGAAATATGAGGGAAGTGAAAGATAGAAGGGAAAATTCAAGGATCCCTTAAGCCCGAATGAATTCAAAAGAACTCCCAAAGCTACAGAATAATTCCACACCCTACTAACCCTTTTCTTTCTCTATTTATGCCCCTCAACTCACTAGAACATACCTAATAATTCCATACTCCATGTCCTAACATTTTTTTTCGAGCAATGAACTCCTGTCCTAACATATTGGTTACcatttaaatcttaaaaatTGGTCCGTGGCTCCTATCGAAATACCAAGAAACCAATTTAAAGCCTTTTCCAAAATTAATGCATCAAAAGAAAACTAAAAAGTAGTAAGCATACCTCAAGCACCGAACGTGCTAGGTCATGGTCCCCATTAGAATGACCAATTGTGTTTGTCAGATTTTGAGATGTAAACCAATCAGGATCTTCTATTTCTGGAAATATCAAATTCACACTATTATTATTCACAATAACATACGCATGGCTCGAGGGAGAATAATACACAAGCATATGGAATGGAACATTCACACATATAAGTGTATACAAATTGCTTAAATCCTAGATGATTAAGTCATACCCGCAACATCGTTTCCAAGCTGGTCTGCACTGAAGATCCAATTAtggtcttcttcttctcctcctaAATAAAAGATATGCAAAAATTTAGTATTGAGTTAAGAAAACAAAAACCATATGATTCAGCATTTCTACAAAATATGCTACAAAACCTTCTTGTGAGTAATGAGttgtgataaaaaaaaaagtgctcTTACCTTCTATGGGTTCTGGATTAAGCTCTGCACACTCACAGAATATCTCAAACAGCTGGTCCACTAAGACAGAAATCCACTTGTTAGCTAAAGAAAATACACTAGAGACCAATGATGAAATAAGTATTTACACAAACACACAAGttgagagacagagagagagggaCCATACATTGGTTGGGGTCTGAAGGGATAAGTCTCATCTCTGTAATCTTGGATAAATCTAAGATATCAGTACTTTCTGAATCAGAGTCCTCAGATTCCTCTTCATCAGTTCCTGTTTCAATCTTTggcaaagtaaaaaaaaaacaaaagaacaaagaaaaaataaatgaaattgaaAGAGAAGATCGACCTAATATCTGCTGTATCAAAATAATACAACTTTCATATAAGTTGATGGTATCACACAATCAATTAATGAGCAAACTGGCACTACCAAAATGAGCAgtacataaatatatacttGTATATACctttaaaattatgataacaaaccaaaaaataaaaaagaacacgcaataagtaaaataattattcaactCACAGAAAATTAACTTGGTTCCTTTGATATATCATACAAGTAGGAACTAGTACAAATGACAAAAGAAATCATAGAGTTTTCTAAGTTTCAGCTATGGTAAAGTAACTTTCTGTCCTAGTTTTCATTTTTGCAGACAAAGCATAATGAAATTGTAGAGAAAAGGATTTGCATAAAATTAAATAGAGAGATGATACCTGAGCATATATACAAGGAGAAGGGTAAGCTTCTGGATCCCTGGATACAGCATGAAGTGATAAAGACAAGAAATCCACTGCATACCCTTTTTCCCTCTCAACATCGCTCAACCATACAATTTTCCTGCAAAACCCCATGCAATGCATTTTTCTTCCATTAATGTCTTACTAAACAGAAAATGTCCGAATCATGTATTGATAATCAAATCAAAGTGCACACTGGTATTTCAATGTTTCGAATTGAGCGAAAATgcattaaaaatatatgtatcggGTGGTCGGGAAGAAGATAAGGAAGGAGGATATAGAGTACTTGGATGAAATATAGAGAGTGCCGGGGGACTGTGGTGGGTGATTGGCGAGAACAATAGAAACGCCGGGCTGAACGTGGATGAGCTCCTCGGCGTTGTCGGCATCCAGAACTGGTTGTCCAGCACCCTCTCCCACTCTCTCACTGAACAATCTAATTCCTATCGCCATTTTCAATTTCTTTGCTACTCTCGTATGGGTTTAGGGTTTTGACTTTGGTAAAAAATTTGGTCTACACCATTTTTGTACACGTGATTTCCTTCTCCTTTaatcattttttgaaaaaattcattaTCTTTATTAATTGCAATTTATAGTGATTATATGATTAAAATCTGGAGTGACATTACTACTCCTGATAACACGATCAGTAACTAAGTAAGATGCTCGAGCTAAGAAATGAGCAACACTATTTGCAGAATGTCTAATAAAATTGACATAAACATCTCGCAAGTCATTTAACAACATCTTACAATCAGAAATAATACTCCCAAAGTATGAAACCATATGAGTAGAGCTACGTAATGCTTGCACCACAGTAAGACTATCAGTTTCAATGACAACTTTCTTCCAATCTTTCCGTTTAACTCAACTCAGTGCCTCCTTAACACCCAAAGCTTCCACCATTTCGGGTTGCAATACCCCTGACCGACAGCAGGTAAAAGCTTCCACCAATGCGCCAGTTTCATCCCTAATCACCCCTGCAAAGCTATAAGTTGCAATTCCTAAAAAATGGCAGCATCTACATTAATCTTCAAGGTGTTTTCAACTGGTTTGGCCCAAGTTTCAGCACCATCGACATCAGTAAGGAATGCAGCCGTAGGATTAAATGTTGAATCTTGAGCCCGAGTCCAATCTGCGAGTAAAGCTTGAGCTAAGTGAGCAACACTCACAACAGTAGGGGACTTATCAGACCATACTAGCTCATTTCGATGTTTCCAAATTGCCCAACATGTCATTGCGATCAAACTCCTTTTCTCCCCATCCGCCTGCTGTAGAACCGTAGCAAACCAGTTGGCAAAAGAACCAACTGCCGTCAAATTAACACCAGCAGCCAACTGTTGCCAACACGCTTTGACAGAAGAGCAATCCACCAAGCAATGGTAGATGGTTTCATCAGTTACATTGCACACAGGGCAGATGGTATCAACATGCACATGTATAGAACAAAGTGTGGATTTCGTAGGCAGACAGTTAGTGACAGCACGCCATAACAAGTCTTTCACTTTCGGAGGAACACTTAGCTTCCAAAGAGTATTCCAAAAGACAGAATTATCATCCTGTGCACCCAACTCTTTGCTCAATTGTAAGAACTTATAAACTGATTTTACTGAGAAATGACCTGAGCTCTCCCAACTCCAATACCAAACATCACATAAACGACTTGAAGACAAGAAAATACTAAGAATCAAGTTAGCATCCTTTTCATTAAACATATCATGCACCAAGTCAACATCAAGCCAACGTATCAGTTTCCATAAATGCTTTAACATTTTGATCAATAAGAGTAGGATTATTCGAAGTTACTCTTGGATTATCTTCATTCGGGAGCCACGGATCCAACACTATATTAATTCGAGAACCATCACCAACTCTGCATCTCGCCCCTTTTCGAACGATCTCTTGAGTTTCATAAATACTTCGCCACACGAAACTTGGATTGCTCCCCAATTCAGCATCTAAAAAGGTACCATTACGGTAGTACCTAgctttaaaaatcttgctgacaAATGAGTCCGGACGACTAAACAATCTCCATCCTTGTTTACAAAGCAAACTCAAGTTAAAGTCATGCAAGTTGGGAAATCCCATACCACCTTTAGACTTATGTACCATCAATCTATCCCACTTTTTCCAATGGATTCCTTCGTTGTTCTTCGACGAACGCCACCAAAACTTACACATCAATTGCTCCATCTCACTGTAAGTTTCCACAGGTAGCAAGAACACATTTATTGCATAACTAGAAAGAGATTGAGCCACATTCAATTTTGGTctactggtaaaataataaaaataagattaatttagatttttgcCTTAAactttgatacatgtcaaattatatttttttatttttttaagagaaaaaaagaatgttaaaaaaggagatataaaaattagtttgaggaaaaaaaataaagagagagttgaaaaaaaataaaaaaagaaaaatagagagaagagaaaaaaaaaagtcagcaactcacttaaaaaaaaagtcaactaaaattgactaaaaaaatataaaaaagagagaaaaaaaaaagcttttttttagaaaagatctgttattaataaataaaagagtcaTTTACAATAACAGAGAAAATGACCAAAGAAATTTCTTCTAACCAAGTACAATCATTATCCAACACTAAAGCTTGTTTAGCCAAATCATGAGCGGTTTGGCTATCATCCTGTCTAACATGAGATACACAAACAGAAGAGAGATaggataattaattttgaacatCATTcaccaaatcttgaaaagaagaAAGGTTTGATGTTGGATGATTTATGGTGTTTGTCAAAAGCAGAGAATCAGTTTCAATGAGATCCAAATTGAAATGGAGATGTTTTGCCCAAACGAGATCATGAAACAAAGCTTTGGCTTTCGCTTCTTGAGGTCGAAAATTGTTGATTAGAGGCTTAGAAATTGCAGCAAGAACTTGACCATGAGAATCTCAAATTAAAGCACCTACTTCCATTTTATTCTTTGATGTATCAATGGCCACATCAACATTTAATTTCAGTTTACGTGGAGGAGGAGGCTGTCACGGTAAATGAGCAGCAACACCAACAGGAGTCAAAATAGAAGTAGTGGTAGTGATACGGTGCTGCTGAAAATTGTAGAGGTGAGCACATGATTCTGCCCAAATTTCTGAAGAACGTTGTGCCTTTTTACCATGGACAATATTATTTCTATCGGTTCAAATAAACCACACAATCCATATGATCTGTTCAAGTTCAAATTTGGTGTAAACTGAAgccaaataaacaatataatcACCATGCTTCAATTGTCCTGATGCTcgataattaaattcaaaaccaGCTAATTGCCACACAGACTTCACATGCTTACAACAAAACATCGCATGTCCCACCAATTCCTAAGCATTAGAGCATAAGCTACAAGATGTTGaatcaataatttttctataaaacaAGGAGACAACAACTACTATGGCATTTTGAAACACCCTGCACACAAAGATTTTAGCTTTAGAAGGAAGATTCAAACTCCAAAATAATTTCCACCAAGCATCTTGAGATGTAGAACTAGAGGAAAGAACTTGTTCCTCAAGAGAACAAGCAAAGTGATAGCTTGTTTGAACCGAATACTCACCTGAGGTACTGTGATGCCAAATCCATTTATGATTCAGATTATTAAAGGACAAAGGAATAGTAAGGATATAATCAACATCAGCAGAGGAAAAGTCATGTTGCAGAAGGGTGAGATTCCATTCATTACTAGCAGTAACATAATCAGAAACTTTGTTGTTAGGACATCTCGTATAACGCAAGGGGTAAAGGTTGAATTTCGAGGAATCCAAGGGTTAGAAGCACACCAGATAACTACCATCACCTACTTTCAATTGTAATCTAGGTTTTAATAAATCACGACCCCAACAAATTCCATGCCAAGTTAGAGAAGACATGTTGCCTATCTAAGCATCCATGGAATCATTATGAGAGAAATATCTACCTTTCAGCACCCTACTAAGAAGAGAATGTGGATATTGAATGATTCTCCAAGCTTGTTTTGCCAGCAAGGCTTGGTTGAAATGAACAAAAGATCTAAAACCCATACCACCATCTATTTTAGTTTTGCAAAGAAAATTCCACTTTCTCTAATGAGTCTTCTTCTTATCAGTGTCTGAACCCCACCAAAACTTTTCCATCATTTGCTCAAGTTGATGACAAAAAGTAGATGACAACTTAAAACAACTCA is a window from the Cannabis sativa cultivar Pink pepper isolate KNU-18-1 chromosome 1, ASM2916894v1, whole genome shotgun sequence genome containing:
- the LOC115703859 gene encoding chloride conductance regulatory protein ICln — protein: MAIGIRLFSERVGEGAGQPVLDADNAEELIHVQPGVSIVLANHPPQSPGTLYISSKKIVWLSDVEREKGYAVDFLSLSLHAVSRDPEAYPSPCIYAQIETGTDEEESEDSDSESTDILDLSKITEMRLIPSDPNQLDQLFEIFCECAELNPEPIEGGEEEDHNWIFSADQLGNDVAEIEDPDWFTSQNLTNTIGHSNGDHDLARSVLELQINDQRFEDAEEMEHDVNSSSHQ
- the LOC115703691 gene encoding uncharacterized protein LOC115703691, translating into MFNEKDANLILSIFLSSSRLCDVWYWSWESSGHFSVKSVYKFLQLSKELGAQDDNSVFWNTLWKLSVPPKVKDLLWRAVTNCLPTKSTLCSIHVHVDTICPVCNVTDETIYHCLVDCSSVKACWQQLAAGVNLTAVGSFANWFATVLQQADGEKRSLIAMTCWAIWKHRNELVWSDKSPTVVSVAHLAQALLADWTRAQDSTFNPTAAFLTDVDGAETWAKPVENTLKINVDAAIF